A genomic region of Macaca thibetana thibetana isolate TM-01 chromosome 14, ASM2454274v1, whole genome shotgun sequence contains the following coding sequences:
- the FXYD6 gene encoding FXYD domain-containing ion transport regulator 6 isoform X1 has product MELVLVFLCSLLAPMVLASAAEKEKEMDPFHYDYQTLRIGGLVFAVVLFSVGILLILSRRCKCSFNQKPRAPGDEEAQVENLITANATEPQKAEN; this is encoded by the exons ATGGAGTTGGTGCTGGTCTTCCTCTGCAGCCTGCTGGCCCCCATGGTCCTGGCCAGTG cagctgagaaggagaaggaaatggaCCCTTTTCATTATG ATTACCAGACCCTGAGGATTGGGGGACTGGTGTTCGCTGTGGTCCTTTTCTCGGTTGGGATCCTCCTTATCCTAA gTCGCAGGTGCAAGTGCAGTTTCAATCAGAAGCCCCG GGCCCCAGGAGACGAGGAAGCCCAGGTGGAGAACCTCATCACCGCCAATG CAACAGAGCCCCAGAAAGCAGAGAACTGA
- the FXYD6 gene encoding FXYD domain-containing ion transport regulator 6 isoform X2: MELVLVFLCSLLAPMVLASAEKEKEMDPFHYDYQTLRIGGLVFAVVLFSVGILLILSRRCKCSFNQKPRAPGDEEAQVENLITANATEPQKAEN, from the exons ATGGAGTTGGTGCTGGTCTTCCTCTGCAGCCTGCTGGCCCCCATGGTCCTGGCCAGTG ctgagaaggagaaggaaatggaCCCTTTTCATTATG ATTACCAGACCCTGAGGATTGGGGGACTGGTGTTCGCTGTGGTCCTTTTCTCGGTTGGGATCCTCCTTATCCTAA gTCGCAGGTGCAAGTGCAGTTTCAATCAGAAGCCCCG GGCCCCAGGAGACGAGGAAGCCCAGGTGGAGAACCTCATCACCGCCAATG CAACAGAGCCCCAGAAAGCAGAGAACTGA